The Ipomoea triloba cultivar NCNSP0323 chromosome 4, ASM357664v1 DNA segment gctcgtgcgttgcacggaatgtattcgttataatattttaagaatatttgaatcaatatacaattatataaattataacatcgaatattatatagcgcaattgatgaaatttgttggatcgattattttttcttttatatgttttcgttacttgaattaaagcaaataattgtccaattacccgtgcgatgcacagataaattttttattatatatttagataaaaaatatatataacattgaacgtgtgcatttatttgattataagattagtgcaaaagtattactcaattaattaaataatatatgacttgtttatctacaattattttaaaaatattgatatgtaatatgacttatgtaattatattattactaaaataaatatgggaaaaatgaaaaataatttaattataattattacggagtataaaaataaattcaatgacatgtttagcttaattaccataataattattaggcaattattattagtcaattacactaatatatgtgcaattatacttttatacataCCTTAAGTACAGttattttcaccatatcgcgtttaattattattattaattgtaattattattaaaaaaattctaacaacacatgtttaattatttttttttaaagtttaaataatttaaagttgtgataaagtacaaataagccatcgtacTTTTGGGAAACAACAATTAGGCCATCGTCAAATAACacccaaataagccactgaacttggTAAAAAAGAGAACTAAGTCACTAAACCcgtaaaaaagagcaattaaaatttttaacaggttaacttcaaattaaagtacaaataagccactgaactatcTGAGAAACATCAACTAAGCCATCAAACATTCCTAGTCCCTTGGCGAATTagtcagttttcttttccattttatatttactattgtttggacagaaatttcaaaaatatgattttatttttattaatagtagtatagatatagaagtatagataagtatttgaattattattattggtgtaaataataattaataaaatatttttcttataaaattacgcaaaatttgtttccataattctcacaattataatggtttaattattctcggaatttgggaaataaaattttgtaaccaattaaactttattaattttttactaattaattaataataatattagtttgtgcgggaaagttgaatggaatgattttacttttattaatagtattgatacttgaatatagaaacaatattatcaattaatagatattagttaattttcattttacattttcttaccaaataagctttattaattatttgaccaataaaatatttaattaattgattgcaaaagtttgggcgggagaatgaaataggaggattttacttttatatatagtatagatttatattgatagatttataattaaaaatttacatttagaaattaaaaaattagcatttaaattttaagaattttaattgattgATATTGGTGAGGATTCTGCCAAAAATATTTCCAcggaagaaatattatatttctcaatgaagttaattataataattataattatcaaatattatggcaataccataataatttcattaaatatatcaattataatatttttttctcttcaaatattaaaatatattacaataacttagcataataattaatgaaattgccacaattttgaaatatattaccataaaattaccataatagttacatgaaaaaagtgaaaaattaccagaataattaccattaataaatattaagaaattaaattaaaaaatatttatatattaaagtaagtataatttattttgtgtcaataatattacaatgaaaaatgtgaagagaattacaataaataattattaggcaataatattataattaattattaaggcatgcatgatttattttgtactaataatatataataaataagatataatattattaaattgaaattattaaaaataatgtgtccacagtacaaaataaattatacttgccttaataattaattatattaatataattgcctaatataaatttacaattatagctttgtataagaaaaatatagaaacTTGAATGGAATATACAAACCTCGAAGTCAACATACTGACTATGAGTTAAATAAAACCctacaaaattatcaaaatcacCGTCGTCATCATCCTCGATCGCATCTCTATGCTCTTCCATAAACTAAATCATTAGGGTTCTGTTACCAAGCATCTTCCTCCTCAATTACCTTTTGTTGAAGCAGAGTCTCCTTAAGTATCTTCAAGCTCATACCAAGTGATATAAACtgcaaaaaaatattgaagtacAGGGGAATATAGTTAGAAAAATGTAGAAAATTCATACGGAAATAACGTAAAGAGATGAATCTAAGCGCTCTGCATTGTCTTCTACTATTACTGGTGAGATTTGGAAGCTTTTGATCGTTTGATTGATGAGGCAACGAAAATAGAATTATACtgatgcaaaaaaataaaaaataaaaaatgataggGAAGATACAGGGTGGAGAAGCCCTACTGATTTGGAGAAAGAAATGATGAGGGAAGCTACGGATAAATTGGTTGTATTTATATGAGGAAAAAGACtaattcaaaaggaaagtataataatttccttatagatatttaaatattaactatatacataaatatatacatccGTTATAGTTttcctaattatataattataataattcctaatttcctaacgtacatatataattatatattgatttgcagttatatagatatatagggtATGATTTCTTCATTGATTTGcagttatatagatatatagggtatgatttcttcttcttattatatacacatatttaattagggtatgatttcttcttcttattatatacacatatttaatggacttaatttttttattaattattatattattactaaaaaccaaataatatgtaataaCTTCAGGCGTTAAACACtctgaaatcaaataaaatgatgCATGATTGTCAGATCAAAAAGTAATGCTACacattttactttttgttcACAAAATCTTTTACTAtgtattgttattttatttggttaaaTCACAATCAAATTGgtcaatttataataacaaatgaaTATAAAAGGATTTTAACATTTATCACATTTTAAatcagttaataaaaaaaatcagttaataaaatattgggtaaaaaataattcaagtaactttttcaatccaaaaaatgaaatcacatatataattatgttatgttattaaaaaattattaataacatttataattattaatgtatttattaatatcacATATTCATtgtatttatactattacatatatatcaccaaatatatcacaccaattatatcatcaattattcaatcaccaattaatattaccatattatattacatttttaacattttaattaattaataaatccaatcatcaattattcaatcaccaattaatattaccatattatattacctttttaacattttaattaattaataaatccaattattcaatcaccaaccataataaattaataattaatagattaagaaattaattaattaattaataaataaaataatatatttaccaaaatgccactaattttgggcgggaaactttagaaggaggataatgttattatatatagatatataagaATATAAGAAGATAAGATTTATCAACAATATTCACAAATCATCATGTTAAGTGGAGGCTGGTAAAAGGCTATGTCCAACAATTGGTGGCAATGAAATTATTTGGTGAATGGTCAAATCCAATACTCAACTTCTTGAAAATGTGATAGCgatatataaggaaataaagtaaTGCATTTGTTATGAGTTATAGCTTTCGGCATAGTGGTAAGTGTAgtttagtttaattttgaaaataattatgatactgtgacaaaaaaaaattagtgttattgAGTTATGTGTTTCGAATATTATATTTGCGTCATCTTAGACTACTTATTTTCTGTTCTGACTCGACCACTAGTTACTTATaagatgatttgaatttttcaTTTTAGGACAGTGAATTTCATGATGGCTTGACAAATGTGTACCATGACAGAAATTTGCCTAGATAGATGACGGAACAGATCAAAATTCAACCCAAAAAAAGCAAGAAATTggtaatacggagtaattttgttttgaaactAAGCTAGGAACTGGAATTAATTAAGAAGCACTTCATGCACATAAGCCTTGAGATTCAAATAGGAAGATCCACATTCTTTCATGCTACTTCTTGCTAAATCTCTCCATTTCTCAGCATTCTTTCTCAGCTCAGCTCCTTCCTCTCCCATTACAAATTCTATGCATCTCTTGAGCTCACTAGCTTCAACAATGCCGTCCTCATTGGCTTTCACTCTCGCCCCTGTTTTCCAAACATCTTGAACTAACTTAGCATTGCAACATTGGTCACTCCACAGCGGGCATGCCACAACAGGCATCCCGAACACCAAACTTTCTATTGTCGAATTCCATCCACAGTGTGTTAAGAAACACCCTATAGACGGGTGTTGCAGAACCTCGACTTGCCCACACCAACGCACTATCTTCCCTTGCTTCTCCAATTCCTCCTTACACCTCAACTTTCCTTCTGGCTTTTCCCCGTTGGCCGTCTCTCTAAGCACCCACAAAAATGGCATCTTACTTTCCACAAGTGCTTCAGCAATCTGATCCACCATTGTGGATGGGAGATCAGAGTAGCTACCAAATGCTACGTAAATCACAGAGCCCTTAGGCTGAGAGTCCAACCATTCAATATAATCATCGGACTTCTCACGCAAATCACCTCCAAACGAGGTATCAGAAGGATCTTTCCCATCCAAATACGCAGAAGGAACCAAAGGGCCAATCCCAATCAGTGTCATCTTCTTTATAGCCCTCAAAGCATCAACCTCCAAGTCATCAAAAGTGTTGACTAGAATTTTGGGATTCTCCTCACTGTTAATCAGATCAATCTGATCTTTCATGGACTGAATAGCCCAATCCAAAACATTATTTGTTGCTGTCTTGGAGAACATATAAGAAGGGAAATCAGTGGGACCCAGGGCAGGCAACCCAGGAATCTGAACCACTCCATTCTCACCACAACTCTTGAACAAATCCTGGCAATCAGTGAAATAACAGTAATAGATGTCTAAAACCGTGGCGGGTTGAATCCAAAGCAGCGTGTCCGGAACTTCAAGACTCCGGGCAACTTCCCCAACCCATGGCATAAGTGTAGTGTAAATAATTCCGGTAAACGGAGCGCCGTCCGCCGCCTTGGCCTTGACAAGGGTGGCCACGTATTCGGACCCTCTGGTCTTCAAGGAATTATACGCGTCGCCGTAGGCATCTGGAGTGAGTTTGTAGTAGCCGTCGTCGTAACCATCGGAAAAGGGGGCGAAATCTATGCCCGGTATCTCCGGGTGATTAGAGATGCGGTTGATAACGTAGAGAGTGGTTGATAAGGTGACTTTAACCCCCAAGTTGACAAGGCGCTTAGCAAACTGTAAACATGGATTGATTTGGCCTTGCCCCGGAAATATCACCAGAAGAACATGGCAGCGGTCTCTCATTTTGGCTGAATTGAATGAACCACGGATGTATAGTATATTTCTAATGTTTTGATGATAAAGATGGGTAATATAATGCAAGATTTTCATGTCGTGAAATGCGTGGAAATTGAATTTATTAGGTGTCCATCCCGACCTGACGCTACTCACATCCAACCAAGCAAATGAAAACTGAGCAATAATTAATGCCTGCAATGGTAGCTCAATATAGCCCATATGGCCACCATTGAGGCTCAAATTCACCTCTTCTCATGTGGGTGCaatcggatgccactagactacaatgtagtgttccttaattgatACTTTCTTATTAATATTCTAGTACACTCttcttattttacattattggCGAAGAACTCCCATCCAAGTtcagtcgttatatcgtggaccatggtccaaaaacagCACGGTTTCTctaagtaaagaaacggttgccatcatattttaatgaacccgtaaatgaaattacagtttatctcaaatgatactacctCACatctgtttttatattatcaaatgaaactgtagttatatcgaaatgaaactacagttgtTGTGTTGAAAgcaaactgcagtgtatatatataaaatgaaactgaataatagtttcacatatttgaattgagtgtatattgttcaatgaaactgtaggtatatatcgaaatgatattgtagttgtgttgtaatgaaattatagtgtatataaaatgaaactgaataccagtttcacatatttgaatgtataatgtcaaatgaagctgtagttatatcgaaatgaaattgtagttgtgttgaaaaaaaaaactgcagtgtatataaaatgaaaattaatattattttacacaaATAGAACTACTTTACACATAACGACACCGTTTTGAAccctggtccacggtataatttgcaaTTGGACCCttttcttattaatattttggGGCACCCTTTCCTTATTTTGCATTATTCGTGAATGGAAGAACTcccacttttaagtgtggaccATTTTCTTATTACTATTTTGgtgcaccatttttttttttttttttacattattgaTAAAAGAACTCTCACCTAAATGTATAGCCTTTTCTCATTTTGGTTCTCTGATCAGAATGGCCAAGAATAATAAACAACAGATGATTATTTCTAAAGTTTCGATAGATGAGTAATGCCAGATTTTCATGGCCTAGCTAGCTTTTGCAATTTGGAGGTTTATTATCTCTAAGAGCACCAAGCGGAAGCGGGCGCGTGCGCTAGGCGCGCCTGGCattatcattatttattattattatttttaaattcaattttgttttgtttttttttatattattttcttttcattttatttttctaatcatacttataaaaattcttcaaTAATCGCGAAATATCTCTACTAATAAAAATGCCCTAATGATTAGAATTGCAAGAGGAAGTTTTCATATAGTTTTCATATGTTGAGATGCGTGCAAATTGAATTGATGATACGTGTATGTCGACACCTGACGCTGCTCAGTACTCACATCCATCATGTGAACTGAGCAATTATGACAAATTTTGGCACTCAAGAGAAAATTGGAGTAATGAATAGGAATTATCAGTTAAAATTTGTTTCTAGTGATAAAATAGATGTGTAATTATTGTCACAAGTTAGGTTCATGGAATCTAAATATACTTCGACAAAACCAACAAATTTGAAGTATAAAAAAGTAATGGCAAATTATAGCATCAACACGAATATAATGTGTTCACATCAACAACTCAATTAATGAGGTaaagtttgaaaagaaagatCAGAAATCGAGTTAGTGAAGAGGGTTCTTTGTACATAGTAAGTAAATATCTAATCTCTGTACTTCTGTATTTAGCTTGAGTTATAATAATTTACATCCTTCCAATTACTTGGTCGAGGCGAATTGAGAATTCAACATTTTGAGAACaaacacaaatataaatatataatgtacgCTACAGTGCTACACCATTGACCCAGTTACgtacaaaaataaaactaaggggccgtttggttcgggtcatcatagattacctaggtaatttGAGTcgggtaatgttatattaccttgtttgtttcaagttatgagattacctggtaatgttatattacttaaaagctgatgtggcggtaatgtttaaaggtaatgtgattacccccgttttttaaataaatatatgtttatataatcaaatataaatgtgtgtatatttatatatttatttttttaatattaagcatcaatatattcatacatataaataaataaaaatacacacaataaagacacacaaataaataaataaataaataaatatatatatatatatatatatatatatatatatatatatatataaaggacattatagtaaattgtcccatataacctaaaatataacctttaaccaaacaaagtaatattatattccacaatccaaaccaaacatatcaagtaatcttacattcccaaaatctcacattaccttcctgaaggtaatcctattacctagGGTAATCCAagatttcgtgaaccaaacgcccctaaAGGTTATACACTATTATATCTTTTATATTATTGGCGAACTCTCAACCCAAGTGTAGATATTTGTTGTTTACCACGGTTGAAACTCGAAATAGACGAATAAGtataacttaaaatatatgGCGGTGTATGGTAACCGGTTGTTATGTAATTGACTCGTgctcaccttgtaaggtggactcacgtccatgtttacaattttagaattttatgttcataattgtaTAACTTTATGTCCATAATTTtggaactctatgttcacaattttttaactctatattcacaattacaaaactttatgttaacaatttcagaactttatattcacaatttcagaactctatattcaataatataacacaatttttgaatctatataacaaaattgtgaatatagagttaaaaaaactGGGAATATTGAGcattatatttcaatatttaccgttttttaactctatattcacaattttgttaatataattttatatattgagatttaaaaatatgaatatagaattttaaaattgtaaatgtagaattctaaaattgtgaacggGAGGCTGGgaccaccttgcaaggtggacccgggtccatagcataatttgtcgtCTGGTACTGGTTTGGCATTTTAGTTACACTAATCTGATAGGACCCATAAATAATattacctccgtcccattttagttgtctggttcgtttaacgagactttactgaaattatatttaatctaatttttcataatattaagtttagcattaatatataacatttatatatttagaaactgcATTAAaactactattaaacacaaaaaattaaatttaaaaaaataaaaaaaaaattactaaagaaaataaacaatgaagaaagagttggtttgaccaatgaatagtaaatataacAGGTGAAATGGGACACATGGAGTATTTCTTGACttatatatcaatgttttgAAACATAATCTTTATTTAGAGTGTGtttgaaaatcaagaaaataatttttaaaaaatgagttattttttagaaaatattttttcccttcagtgtttggttgcattctagaaAATTATCTttggtatgtttggttcatttttcaaaaaattaggagaattatataattaaacattttaattattttatttagatataacaacatttataataacaatttttagTATAATCAATAAATGACTCACTgcaaatttatattataaagaatcacaacaaatatattataaaagaatcacaataaaataacattatctAGGAAACCACTCAAAAAAATCATAGCAAAGTCACAACAAAACCACAGCAAAATAACCGGGAACCAGATATCACAACAAAATCTGGTGTCTTTGGTTTCGCTTCGAAAGTCTCATAtggctgaaaaaaaaaagagaaaaaaagaagaagatggcAAGAAGATAAGGAAGTAGCTGATGTAGCAAGAAGAAGCTGAGAGCAGATGAAGCGTGGTCATGGTAGAGAAAGgcttgaaaaatgacttccagcGAACTCCCTCTTCTATCAAAATTGACTCACTCTCCATTCCCAGCGAACTCTAATCTCCTAACTCCGAAACCTTTTTATCTCCGGAAACTCCCTTTCCGGACCGTTACATTCTTTTGCTAATTAACATGCTAAAGCTCGAAGAGCTCCGATTAGACGACAACAACTTCGGCTTAGTCAATACGGATTTCCTCTTGGGTCTTCCCCACTTGAACAGTTTCATCATTTCTGAAAATTGAAACCTTAGGTTAGTCCCTGGAAAATTCCTAGTGGTTAATTACAGTGGCAACGTAGCTCATTGCTTCAAATGAATTCTACCTCAATACTTATACTATGGACTAGGTTCATAGTACACTATTTATCTGATGCATGTGTATGTATCTTATGTAAACTCTGGTCGTCCATGATATAAATCGTCAATCTACAGGTGGTGGGCGAATtcaggcaaattatgctgtggacccaggtccaaaactacgtcgttttgtcctcttttttatttttttttatttttttatttttatttttaagattaataaacatattgctgaatatagagttgtccaaaaatctATGAAtatagaggtttcaaagtgtgagtgtagagtatagaaatcgaggatgtagacttatgattgtgtgaatgtagagttgcccagaaatgtgtgaatgtggaggtttcaaattgtgaatatagagtatagaaatcgtgaatgtagaacaATGGTAagattgcgtttcaaatcaggaatataccaaacattggtaagagtcctgataatgttatcatgagttttaatctgcacacttccaattccactaaccttgcattgggtatcattacccatcaagacaactccaccatcaactgGTTTCAAAGAGACGAACCAGTCTTTGTgtggacacatgtggaatgtacaaccagagtTCAGAATCCACTTAGTTTCGCTCCGTTTGTCACCGGAGTTAACAGATAACATAACATCGCCttctgataagtgcaaaagatgctacGCTTATAAGGTCGTTCTAGGATCATATTGTGCACAATCGATGGCTTTTATGATTGATTTGAGCCTTAATTGCGTTACAATGCTTGTTATTACCATCGGACCCGTTCCACGCcttgttaattgttttgtaggtaaaatgATGTacaaaaaggtggaaaacgGCATGGATTTCGGAGATAGATTCACGGGCCGAAGTTGGTGCAAAAATAGGCTCTGGACGCGCGTCTATACCTGCGTCCAAAAATATGCCCGCAGAAGTTTCGCACAGAATAGCAGAAGCCTGATGAACGCGGGGCGTCCACCCGGGCGTCCATCAGAACGCTTGCAGAAGTTGAAGTTTGGACGCATTTATCGCCGTGGACGCGCCCGTGGACGTGCGTCCACAATGGCGTCCATCGCGAAGTTTGGCGGTTTTCGCAatgtttaaaaggggaattgagctaATTTTTCAGGGGATCTCGGAATTCATCCACCATTCCACACCctagactttctctctctaggattagcctagagagaactctccaaattcactccacattgcaattcataggcttagattagaattagagaagaattccattgttgcaagattgtgatcaacattcaagttcaagttcaaagtttaatttcaagctaagtcttcattttaatttcttgttgttacttttgccttttgctatttcaattccaagtatgattagatagatatttgtggatttggattgagcaattttgtatggatattcttgaggtTTGAAtagatcaattaggttttgcaattgctttgattatgagtttgattgtgtgaatgatGATCTTCTTTGGCTCTTGTGTAGgagtgatcaacctatatgagaggtgtttggagaaggagtttcatctacgagagtagggtTACTCcgtagcctagcctagcacttttccttctcacctttgagaaaagcgagattggaaggcaaatagcacaccatgtgttcgataatttgcctcacctagcctagttgccatgagaatgggactatggactagatgataggccaatgaccacgagagtggcgttggcatagttgtcttgcctcattttcataatctaagtgttgctagcctaatatcttaggaaatcaaggatacctatatgagttgcaagatccaaatcctcatttccaattgattgtttccaacgttttgttccttattttcataatgtttcATGCGTATTTCTTAcgatgtttgggttagctttcaaacactaaacactcttgtgcttaatccccttaccgctcaaattccctccttgccgtcctttgagaacgatactcggaaatctttccgttttaacacctacttctttccatccaccgcgaaaactacactcaTTACCTTCTGaatcactttcaacaacactagcttcagcGGACTTCTTCTATCTCTCTTGCTTGTTCTTTAGTTTGAAACATCtagtcacatcatgaccatgcttcttgcagtacttacaggatttgttggacttacgtcctttggacttggaCCTAGACTTTTTATTGCTATTCTCTGTTTCAACTGAACGACCCCTAACATACAAtcaagccttcacctttgtcctCAGACTTAATTTCTAAGTCAAACTTTTCTTTGGACAATAGGTTCAACTTAACATTGTCGAGAGTTAGGACATCAAGAGTACAACCATAtagcataatttctttgaaatgcttgtatgattTAGGGAGAGAAACAATCAATAAAATAGCATGATCCTCATCTTCAATtatgacatcaatattttccaagtctagtaaaatagaattgaatttatccaaatgaaactgaattgaagtaccttccgtcatacggattgtgtacagtCGCTCCTTCAGGCGCAGCTTGTTCGTCAGAGCTTTGTCCATGTAGCACGAATCCAGCTCGGACCATAAACCTGATGTAGTAGTCGTCTCACCTACCACCTCATATAGAACCGATTTATATGATGAACAGGCTGAAAGCCTGAAACGCCGTCATGTTTAACGCCATTTAAGCATATTATCACCACTATtaatataagagaaaataaaactTTACTCCCTCAGCtattcacaaattaaaaatgtatttcgTATCTTTTAGTTGTTATAACTCTAATCTTTTAATTGTTGATCTAGTTCTAAAATTTGTCCCtaacttttaattattataaatctaGTTTCTATCTTTAAATTAGTGTATTagttgcaaatatatatatatacacatacatagtgttttttcaaaaagtttaaTGTGTTAGTTGTTTAACTTAGAGGTTAGGAGTTTGATTCTTGGGctatgcaaaaataaaaaattttaacacaaaaataaaataaaaaataaaaaataaaaaaataaaaataaaaataaaacatactaATAAGTTGGATGACGGGTTGGCCTGTTTAGCCCCGTCAGCCCGTCCAATCACGGATTGGGTTGGAAAAATACCAAGCCATATAAAAAATGGCCCGACCCGACAAACTCAAGACGAGACTGCCCGTATGGACATGATTgacccgttttgacagctctattctacacaataataattcacaaattcaatataaaataaatttcacgttattaaaatttaaacatttcaATATATTTAACATTTTCAATGTATATATGAGCAGATCAATGTTAATATGTTATCTCTCAAAATCTCTTATTAGTGATACTATTAACTAATTTGTGaccaagatcttgtggtctagtggcaccaagttgcactcccatatgaaagGGGGTGGACTGTGGTGCCAAActaaaatataactgtaatttgaacaacaacaaaaacaaatattgtgaaatttgaaaaacatgtTTGTGTATCTTAACATTCTATACACAGAAtgtcatcctcctaacatt contains these protein-coding regions:
- the LOC116015807 gene encoding UDP-glycosyltransferase 75C1-like — encoded protein: MGYIELPLQALIIAQFSFAWLDVSSVRSGWTPNKFNFHAFHDMKILHYITHLYHQNIRNILYIRGSFNSAKMRDRCHVLLVIFPGQGQINPCLQFAKRLVNLGVKVTLSTTLYVINRISNHPEIPGIDFAPFSDGYDDGYYKLTPDAYGDAYNSLKTRGSEYVATLVKAKAADGAPFTGIIYTTLMPWVGEVARSLEVPDTLLWIQPATVLDIYYCYFTDCQDLFKSCGENGVVQIPGLPALGPTDFPSYMFSKTATNNVLDWAIQSMKDQIDLINSEENPKILVNTFDDLEVDALRAIKKMTLIGIGPLVPSAYLDGKDPSDTSFGGDLREKSDDYIEWLDSQPKGSVIYVAFGSYSDLPSTMVDQIAEALVESKMPFLWVLRETANGEKPEGKLRCKEELEKQGKIVRWCGQVEVLQHPSIGCFLTHCGWNSTIESLVFGMPVVACPLWSDQCCNAKLVQDVWKTGARVKANEDGIVEASELKRCIEFVMGEEGAELRKNAEKWRDLARSSMKECGSSYLNLKAYVHEVLLN